The following DNA comes from Poecilia reticulata strain Guanapo linkage group LG5, Guppy_female_1.0+MT, whole genome shotgun sequence.
TTTGAGTGATTAATCCTGGATTTATCTTTTTCAAAGCACACATCAACCACTTTTCAAATAGTTAAACCCACGTATGAGTTGCCTTATATTTTATACGCCAAGATCATATAcatttatgaagttttttttattttctaatattaatATTAGCTGCCTTTCTGAGGCTCTCTGAGGCTGTTCAGCCTTTCTGAAGAACATATAAACAAAACCAATATTTAGGCAATCAAACATCCAAACATTTGAAGATGCTCTGAAGTTTTAACTTCACAACTGACTGAAATACAAACTAGGAATGAGTCTAAAAGTAGGAGATAATAATGTGACTTTTGTAACCTTGGATACAGTATCCAGCACCCACATGAACCttgacattaaaattatttgccTAACAATCTAACCAGTGGTGTTAATGTTGTGACTGAGCACACAACTCattattatcacattttacattcagttaTTGGAAAAATAACTATTAAAGAAGACAAAAGTAGTTATAACaagttaatgcatttaaaaggACCGTTTCAATCAAACCTTTCTAAAGGCAAAATATGTGGTAATGTGATAGTTTGTttgtccagctgctgcagctttaggAAGTGCAAACTGGGCCACAGtctacaaacaaacacacacattctcaTCTGTGTTTTGCTTTGTCCAAAGACGAGAGTCGAGGAAATCGCCTTTAGATTGCCAGTTGGAGAACGTTGTGCTCTGAGCTTCTAGCTGAAATCCCATTTCTAGCTTAGGGTGCAGTTGTTGAATAAACCAAATgttatgaaaagaaaagtgaagcCAAAACAGCAGAGATGCAACAATCAGGCTTCTCCTGGATGACACAGATTTCCAGTTTCCTTTGAGATCTGCGTTGACTGATTCTGACCTTTACCGGctacatttttgtaacaaacaaaaaaactatatactgcagcttttttGATAGAGGAAATAGTTTTGAAGATTATCTCAATTAATTCATAACTTTACATAATTTTCCGTGCAGTCGTGCAAAACTTTCTGTACAGTGTTCCTGgatgttttaaaagtaacaGTAGAAATGTGTTATTATTAACTTTACAGTATGTGTTACAAACATTTACCTAACCTTTATTGAACTAAGAAACATGCATCACAGTATATTATTTGATGTTTGACTTATTTGCAGATAGAAAGTGGTTGGAGTTCTTAGTTTTGCCTCAATGTCCTGAAAGGCTGgagccctgcaacttttagacgtGTCActacttcaaaaataattagcttattAGGTGCACTTTGCACAACATGACAATGAAGAGGCAATATAGACATTTTATACAGATGTGTTAGAGCAACTGCACgcctaaaagttgcaggacatgAGGCCTCAGGTACTGGAGTTTGAAACCTCTGGATCAGAGCCAATGAAGGAAAAATAGGCCGATTCCAAGCTCCagtgattggtgcatctcttcAACATACTTCTCAAATGAAGTGCATCATTATGCTCAAGCTCAAAGCTGGATTTACAAATTCATACCTCCAAAAGCGTTCCCTCCATCTGAGTGAGCTTAAACAGGATCCACAGTGGAACCATGAGAACGCAGAAGAGTCCAAGGAACCAACCCAAAGCGTAGGCCCAGGTAGGGTAGATGTAGGTTTTATTGAACTTCAGAGGCTTGTATCTCACCACAGAAAAGATGAAGGtaccctgacaaaaaaaaaaaagtttttcttgcagtttgaaaacataaaatatttctaactttATTCTGTGCCTTCCTTTATAACTGAGAAGCCATGACGATTTCTATTACcaatttcttctgcttctgttttttgtcaGGCATAAATCTTTCAGGGTagcaaattttaacaaaaaggaactgaattatttgttaatttgcatctcaatgtatttctaacactgtaaaaaaaattacataagtTGTTAAACGAAAAATCTGCATAATGTGCCGATCTTCGTATCAGATTGCTCATAGATCGTCACAATAATCCATAGAATAATCTTCTactgaaataattattagaAAAGGCCCCATTTTTTGTCAGCCTATGTTAGATTGGATAGGGTATCATTTTTTGTACTTTCTCTGGCTATCTTTGTcttctattaaaataaatttgatgacctggaacatttaagtgtgacaaaaatagaaaaaaattcactttcttCACACTTTCTACCATTTACTGACTCACCAGACACACAGTAGGTGTTACGTAAAGCCAGCAAATCTTCATCAGAGGCCATGGACGGTAACCAATCATGTCTTCAATGTTATCATAGAGACGATCTGCACCTGTTCAGGAAAATCAGAAACCAAAGCATTTTGCACAGAGCactaaatacaaattttaaagcACGTCTAAAATCAGATGGATTAAATCTTGCCTACACATCAAACTGCAACAAGAACGCCTTTAATAGTATACTAGCAATGTGTGGACATTTGCATATAAAATTTCAGCAGTAAATGCAATTTTGATAAATGCTGCACAGACAGTGTGTGTCTCTGGAGTTATAAGGAGATCTGATCATGTCACACCGAGTCAGAAATTGATCCAATAAATActcatgttttaatttcatatgaaatattttgcatgtttttgttactttatttttaccGTGATTACAAAGTTAGtgatttaaattacatttcctgTTTAGTTGCTACACACGCGTTCCAAGAACCGATGAGATTCTTTAACCTAATCAAGCAGCTTTCTGAAGCAgcggtggagtcagagcttcaaACATGAGGTCGTTACTGTCCGAAACCACCTGTGGCATTTTAATAAGGCCTTATCTAAAGCACAGTTATTAAATTCTCATATACTTTGAAGTGTCAGTAAATCACATTATCCTGTTTTATGACTGAGTCAGTCACGGACATGACAAATACAACTAAAATGGTTGGTTCTAGGTGCAAGTGAAGAATAAGAAGATCAGGAAGTTTTTAGGTTAAAGTTACTGAACTCATTATTAATCAGCAGAGCTGCGCATCTCTGCAggtcctccagagttaccacagGTTTCTCTCCTTATTCGCTGGTTATAGCACCTCTTGCCAGTCCTTTACAGAGTAGTGAGGTACTGACATTAAATTGAGatctatttactaattaggtgacttcaGAAGGTAATTTgttgcactgggttttatttaggggcatcagagtaaaagAGATTGAACATATATGCATAATAACATAAAAGTTTCCTTCAACCTTTCACTATTACACTTCATTTtatcagataaaatcccaataaactaCTTTATTGggacaaatgaaatatttgtcccaaaatacacaaaataaacaaaaacattaatgggcataaatacttttgaaaaacaCTCTTGTTTATTCTTGTGGGAGTAAAGTGTCCTTTTTTGTACATCTCTTCATGAGTGCATCTATCACGTTACTTTACAAGAAAAAGAGACACAGGAAactttgtgtctgtgtttgacCTCAGCTACACCACTccacatatttcttaaaattgagttttttaaaTCTCCACGCTGCAAAGCCTCTTTAAAAGCCTACGGGGTTGTTTTCTGGCCAAAAAGCATCTGTTTACAAGTTGagcaaatgcagcagaaaatctCCGGCTTTGGAAAGTATCAGTGTGAATAGCGCCATGTTTATAGTAGAGAAACACAAAGCCAACATCAAGTCGCCGATGTTCGTGATTTGCTGAAAATAGGCAAATGTTTCAGGACTGATTGAGTAACTTACCATATATCCATCCAATTGCTATGGATTGACACACTGAAAGTAGGAGAAGATTATTGCCGCTGCAAACATAATGATCAAAGAGTTGGAGGAAATATAAGCCCCCCTGCAGGAAGAAGAAAGGCTCACCGTCAGGTCAAACACAGAAGCAGAAGACTCAAATGTCCAAATGTTCAGTAACTCACACTTTCCAAACAGCAAGTTTAGTTATCGGATTGAGTGTGTTTGTTGACAGCACTCAGAGTTCTCACCTCTGTGACGAGAAGGAGGCCGAGAAAGAAGCAAACAGCGCAgagacaaagcagcagcagttctcTGCGATAAGCTCTTCGAAACACAGAGGGGAACATATCTGTCACTGAGGTCATCAGGCACTCCAGGCTCACAAACTgatgagacacacacacaaattaaaaGCTAACAGACGTCACAAGATTAAACTAATATCagactttttgactttttaattcaGACGAAGTTGGGATAACGGTGTTTCCATCAGGCATCTAGATGGGCTGTGTAACACAGGTGGAAACATTGAGAAGGTTTCCAGTCCATCAAGaagataaaacagaacaaagtgataaaatattctgaaaagctgccagattttaaaaaggctctcttcttcctcccagcagctgttggACCATCGCTGCTCCCAGCAAAATCAAGACGTGTTCACATACATGCTGGCATTTGCACAGTCATTTTTCAATAACATTTATGCTGTTAATGCACATCCGTTTGTCTGTGCTGCACTGATCATGCTGTATTATAAATTCCCTGTTGTGTTATTATTACTGAACACACATCAACATTATGTACACTGAAAAAAGTCATCCGACTCAGCTGCACATTACTTGGAttgtaaatataatatttctgacaacagcaaatattttttaaatgacagacagacagatagatgaTGATAgataggtaggtaggtaggtaggtaggtaggtaggtaggtaggtaggtaggtaggtaggtaggtaggtaggtaggtaggtaggtaggtaggtNNNNNNNNNNNNNNNNNNNNNNNNNNNNNNNNNNNNNNNNNNNNNNNNNNNNNNNNNNNNNNNNNNNNNNNNNNNaggtaggtaggtaggtaggtaggtaggtaggtaggtaggtaggtaggtaggtaggtaggtaggtaggtaggtaggtaggtaggtaggtaggtagacagacagacagacagacagaataCTAAAACTGATCTTTAGTTAGCCTTTATTTATGACTCAATTGAAAAAGTTACACTCAAATTCTATACTTTACCAAATATTTCTACAGCAGAAATGTAACCTTACTGAAAAGTATATTTATGTACTTCATTCACATTAAACTGTCATTTCCTGATCTTATTTAGTATTTTCTGAGAACCAGAACTTTTGGTTTTGCATAGAAAACCCATTTATGAGCACAGAGGCcattaaagattttctttgagGTGTCTAACCTGTATTTACTATTTCTGTGTATCCTTTATGTTGTAAATGTTCTTATCttatagtttattttcttatgtcaTGTACTCAGTTGTACTTTATGtcaacacacataaaaacaaacaaacaaaaaaaaaacatgagcagaGTGCTAGCCATTGGAGCCAGCAAGCAGTGAAAATAATCCaggtttgataaataaataaataaataaataaataaataaataaataaataaataaataaataaataaataaattccttgGGATACTGTTAACATTTTACCTGTGTGTCTGCACCCAACAAGATGACCATGACGAAGAAACAAACAGCCCACAGCTGAGGCAAAGGCATCATGGCTACAGCACGAGGATAAGCAATGAATGCCAAGCCGGGTCCTGTTGGAAATAGTGcagtaaattaaatgcaaaacaaaaaaattttcacCCTGCATACTGGAAACATGAAGCCAACAAAGAGCTGCAAGACTGAGGATAAGTAGCTTAATGACTATGTGCTTAAGTTTCTCTCTCTAAATATCTCAGTATATTTATTGGGGTCTACACTAAAATCATTTAATATGTGATTTCAGAAATATTATTCTAGTAATGTTTGAGTTCAGCATATTGAAAATTGTACTTTCCCAAACATGTTCAAACCATGATGCTCTCTGAAATCAACAAACGCAACAACCATTGTGTCCTGCATATTAAATCAAAGTGGCACTGATCCCAGGTGTGTTAGATTTTCAAACAAAAGCGGACGTCTCACCAGAAGCAGCCACCTGGGAGATCGGCAGTCCTTGTTCATACGACATAAAtcccaaaacagaaaagatggcAAATCCCGCCACAAAGCTAGAGCCGCcgttcaccagacacagaacAAATGTGTCCCTGCGGATGCAGACCAAAatatttgtcatgtttgaaaacaaaactaaacagaagaaaaacaattataaattcCACAGAAAATACGTTTTACATCTGATGTCTTAAAGTttattgcaacatttaaaatgtgttttcagctcTAACaatttaaggttttaaattatgtagtttatcaatgaaaataaagaacattCAAGTTACTTTCCCAGAACTTATAATGTAGTTTTTGATTCCTTTCCAGATTACTTTCCCTAAACGTTACTTTATGGTAACTTTTCCGTGGCTCGGTGTTCACCGGCCGACACGGACTgaacggctttgttcacttcctttgctgccattgctaaagTCACAGACAGACTATAATTATAAAGCAGACAATAGacatcatcgttcacaacttcttctatTTGCTGATTGGCCCATTTCAAATCCTACCAGAGGAATCCAGGTGAATGGGAGAAAGTCTAGACTGTGCTGTGAAGTAAGATTGGAATGGAGTGGAAGAGTGTAGGAAGGTAATGGTAATTCTGCCAAATAAAAGCAgctttgcagaaaaataaattaccttaGTGCACTTATATTTTTAGAGCacagtattattattttgcataaaaCCGTACATTAAGATTTGCTTAATGTTGTAAATACCAGGAATCCAACTTGATTTTAAAGACGCGAGGCCTTACTCCTTTGCTAATCTTCCAATCTCTATTTCTTTCCAAATAGTAAAACAGGACAGAAGAGCAATATCTACTGAACCACATGACTAAATGCAAAAGTATTGCACTTACTTGTAACAATCATTGTTATACTGATTGTAGCTTCCCAGAGCTGTCAGACTCCCCTGACAAATGCCAAAAGAGAAAAGGACCTGTGCACCTGCATCCATCCAAACCTACACAGACATCAGCACAGCGTCAGTGAACAAGCACTGCAGAAACTTCTCTAAAAGAGGAAGTCTGATGTATCTAAGGTGCTTATTGGGCTCAGACTTCCATTGGAAGCAACCAAGCTGGGAGCTTTTCTTTGTCTCTGAATGTATTACTTACTTGAGGGTCCACCAACCTTGTAGGATCTGGATATAGGTAGAAAGCCAAGCCGTCCATCGCTCCGGGCAACGAGAGCCCACGGGCCAACAGAACGACTAACATCACATAGGGAAACGTGGCGGTAAAGTAAACTACCTGCCAACACAAACGTAAACGTTAGATTGTGCCTAAAACACTGGAAAACACTGAATTatagctatttttttaaagaagaattaaATGTTAGAagtgttgtttttcatgttaacAGAAATCTTGCAAATGTTTTGCACCAGATTTATGAAGCTATAAAGCCATGTGTGCTCAAAATATTAATGCAAAATCACCACAATTcctttaaaattaatgtaataccacctacatttttgcattttctaatctaacttttaaaaaacagattttaagttGATCACTGTGTTGAACTATTAATTGGAAACTCCTGACTTTCTGATAACttgaggaataaataaaatgtgattcaaCATGCGGAGCTCAACTTCTTTTCACCATTTCTCTGGACAAGAAAGACAAGAACATGCAATTCAGATATGagctggtttttatttgttggaaaaTATGTACAAGTCCAACTCACCACAACTTGGTTATATCTACAGTAAGTGTGGCGTTTGTATTAAATTTCAAATATGTAGGAGAAGATGTGGGCAGTAGTTGGTGTGCTCCCTCGGAAACTGTTCCCAGATTTTCAACACTTTTCAGAGAAGTTCAAGCACCTTccactttttttgtcacaagtTTTGTAAGGTCTATGTGAGATCTTTACTTTTCTCTCCATAAAATGACCCAGAAGCCTAAATATTTCAGACCTCTGGCCTGTGATCACTAAACATGATGTGTTTAGCAGCTGATTGGCTCTTTGCAAgcttgtttttacagaaaaacagaactcCAACATGATTGTGCAGAATGAAAGAACTGGACACGGAGCAAAGGAtgtggacagaaaaaaaggaagaacaaaagtaaaacattcagcAAGAAGAAAGCAAGGAAAAGGATCAACAAAAGGAAATCTAAGTCTCCTTTCTGATTTCACAGGCTAAGTGTTAGTGGGATGACGGTTTTTTCTACTGTTAGCCGATTACATGGTTTAAATGCAAGTGATATAAATTCAGTATTTGCTGTGCagtcttttattcatttattctttcttttttatttgtgcaaactTTGATCCCCTGCAACTTCAAAGCTTTAAGCTCTGCCTTTTGGCCTTTTAACAGATTTAATTAAGCTGTATTCACAGCGTGTTCATTCACTTTGCTTAGTGAGGAAAAGGCTTTCTTCTTAGTTGGGTCAAGGTTAGACGTTCTAGATCTGTTTCTCCTAAATCTTGCTATAATACTTGATACCAGAAGTAGTATAATtgaaatttaacagaaaattcTCAGGAGAAGAAATGAACATGTACACGTTCCCATTATAAATGCTCCAGATTTTTAGTTCGTCTGGTGATCCTccatatttattgcttttttttttttttacttggtgcATGCAAAGTCTGACACATCTCTTTTATCCATTTGTTTTATCCCTCTGACGTGTTTCATTTGGTCACCATTTCTCTGTAGTTCCCAACTTTGGGTGTGTTTGGGTGTGGTAAAATACCACACCCAAAATTTGCTCCCTGTGAGTCAGTCCAGCTCTTATGaccatataaaaaaatctgaagaaaactTTTACATCTACCTAAGAAACActgcacatatatatatattttattattgtttgagTTGATGCCCTGAAATTCATaccaataatatttttaaagagatcCTTGCATGTGGTCCAGCTGAATGAGGAATATTTTTGGagcaaaaaatgctgaaataatttaaaatgctgcCAGTACCCCATACTAAATGGCAAAGCTTCAAAGCATTTCCATCAGAGGTTGCCTTACCTTTCCAGTGGATCGCACTCCTTTCCAAACACAAAAGTAGCAGATAATCCAAGCGAGTAACAGGCACAAGACCAGCTCCCATCTTAAGCTACCAATTTCCTCAATCCCCTTAGAAATGCCGAGAACTCTTCTCCTAAAAAGATAGATATATGCATAATGTTGCCAAAAGAGACTTAATAAGAAATATCCCCAAAATGTACGTACAGACATTGCAATAtgtcaaaataaccaaaatgtgGCACattcaataaaatctaaaagaatttgagaaaaaaatccaacagtttgttaaaaaacaagcaagtacagtttatttttcacagtaaaataaaacactaaaggTATCCTAAAAAACCCAATTTATTTTAACCAACTTTCAAAACTTAAATGGACACACTTAATTAAAAAGGGGGGTATTCATTAATGTCAACTGTCCTTTCAAATGCTCCTATGA
Coding sequences within:
- the LOC103464597 gene encoding sodium- and chloride-dependent GABA transporter 2-like isoform X1 is translated as MEGEFVKGNSVDGSNQGSVSGKKTPLLDRGQWASKLEFLLAVAGTLVGLGNLWRFPYLCYKNGGGAFLIPYVLFLLACGIPMFLLETAMGQYTSQGCITCWRHFCPLFEGIGYATQVVIAYAAVSYIVIQAWAFFYLFSSFSAELPWASCGNSWNTESCVEFDKKNMSSNWTAAANATTPATEFWERRVLGISKGIEEIGSLRWELVLCLLLAWIICYFCVWKGVRSTGKVVYFTATFPYVMLVVLLARGLSLPGAMDGLAFYLYPDPTRLVDPQVWMDAGAQVLFSFGICQGSLTALGSYNQYNNDCYKDTFVLCLVNGGSSFVAGFAIFSVLGFMSYEQGLPISQVAASGPGLAFIAYPRAVAMMPLPQLWAVCFFVMVILLGADTQFVSLECLMTSVTDMFPSVFRRAYRRELLLLCLCAVCFFLGLLLVTEGGLYFLQLFDHYVCSGNNLLLLSVCQSIAIGWIYGADRLYDNIEDMIGYRPWPLMKICWLYVTPTVCLGTFIFSVVRYKPLKFNKTYIYPTWAYALGWFLGLFCVLMVPLWILFKLTQMEGTLLERLQKLCRPEKMNGDTKQPERYPLNPVSGLTPGVSEYKGSCAAEMEMQV
- the LOC103464597 gene encoding sodium- and chloride-dependent GABA transporter 2-like isoform X2 — translated: MEGEFVKGNSVDGSNQGSVSGKKTPLLDRGQWASKLEFLLAVAGTLVGLGNLWRFPYLCYKNGGGAFLIPYVLFLLACGIPMFLLETAMGQYTSQGCITCWRHFCPLFEGIGYATQVVIAYAAVSYIVIQAWAFFYLFSSFSAELPWASCGNSWNTESCVEFDKKNMSSNWTAAANATTPATEFWERRVLGISKGIEEIGSLRWELVLCLLLAWIICYFCVWKGVRSTGKVVYFTATFPYVMLVVLLARGLSLPGAMDGLAFYLYPDPTRLVDPQVWMDAGAQVLFSFGICQGSLTALGSYNQYNNDCYKDTFVLCLVNGGSSFVAGFAIFSVLGFMSYEQGLPISQVAASGPGLAFIAYPRAVAMMPLPQLWAVCFFVMVILLGADTQFVSLECLMTSVTDMFPSVFRRAYRRELLLLCLCAVCFFLGLLLVTEGGLYFLQLFDHYVCSGNNLLLLSVCQSIAIGWIYGADRLYDNIEDMIGYRPWPLMKICWLYVTPTVCLGTFIFSVVRYKPLKFNKTYIYPTWAYALGWFLGLFCVLMVPLWILFKLTQMEGTLLELAH